AGAAAGTCCAAATGGCAGAAGACGGCTGGAATTCTCGTGACCCCGCCAAGGTTTCATTGGCGTACACGGCCGACAGTGTCTGGCGAAACCGTTCCGAGTTCCTGGCGGGGCGGGAGGCCATTGTCGAATTTCTCACCCGCAAGTGGTCGAAAGAGTTGGACTACCGGCTGATCAAGGAACTGTGGGCATTCGACAAGCGGCGCATAGCCGTGCGCTTTGCATACGAATGGCACGACGATTCGGGGAACTGGTGTCGATCATATGGCAATGAGAATTGGGAGTTCGCGGACAATGGACTCATGCAGCGCCGAATCGCAAGCATCAACGATCTCCCAATCGCAGTAAATGACCGCAAATATCACTGGGCACTTGGACCAAAGCCGGCAGATCATCCGAGCCTTTCCGATCTTAATCTGTAGTCCCGAAGACAGTGATGGCTCTCTCATTTCAAGGTTTGACATAAGACCCTTAGCCTCAAGCGGTCAACGCAGCACATCGTGAGCGTCTAGTTTCTCCGGAACGTCAACCCCTACCGGCTTCCCGTTTTCCCGCAATATCACATGCACCCCCACCACTGCTTTTCCGTTTTGTCAGGGTCTGCCTACCCCGTGCTTTCCCGAGAAGTCACTCTCTATATTTCATATAGGGTGACATTACGGGAAAACAGGC
This Myxococcales bacterium DNA region includes the following protein-coding sequences:
- a CDS encoding nuclear transport factor 2 family protein; translated protein: MSNVDEPRAPLPPFDLETAQQKVQMAEDGWNSRDPAKVSLAYTADSVWRNRSEFLAGREAIVEFLTRKWSKELDYRLIKELWAFDKRRIAVRFAYEWHDDSGNWCRSYGNENWEFADNGLMQRRIASINDLPIAVNDRKYHWALGPKPADHPSLSDLNL